A part of Chanodichthys erythropterus isolate Z2021 chromosome 4, ASM2448905v1, whole genome shotgun sequence genomic DNA contains:
- the LOC137018301 gene encoding E3 SUMO-protein ligase ZBED1-like gives MTYTCTLEMAESSEKNSSEIKKLKDAPATFKSKVWTYFGFYNSADGAKLEKDFAICKNCFAKVRYTGNTTNMHSHLTRHHPELCEKAVVGAGSKPTHPGVNTLFQAKLPPCSARAKSITNGIAVYMCKGLRPYSEVENEGFCFLMNILEPRFNIPSRKYFAEKMIPALYDETRAKVESALESAERVGLTCDGWTSRATESYITITVHFINEDWEIKSYVLQTRAMHETHTGAHIADVLKAAVGEWNLDAKKPVVVTDNASNMRVAMDLTGYQHVRCFAHVLNLASQRALKIAAVTKVLVKVRRISTFFHRSTTGAEALKRNQELLGLPLHKLITDMPVRWNSAYEMVSRFLEQQPAVCAALLSPEVRKNVTDCALTEKDISSAEEMVEAFRPMLVATNIMCEEKNPTISVVAPLHAQLLRDTTSTEEDSPLVREIKVAINQDLSKRYQSEVEKDLLRMSSALDPRFKSLLFLSPEEVQDTYAKLQSKAAALKEDDPVPCGDVQGDLEEEETCTAKKRKSALVDLLGQTFKKTSYVSTSATSIAEKEIKQYQDAPSLPLTEDPLLWWKSQQHVFPLLSKLAHMHLCIPGTSVAAERIFSTAGDIISAQRSSLTPEHADQLLFLKKNMNI, from the exons ATGACGTACACATGTACACTTGAAATGGCGGAGTCAAGCGAGAAAAATAGTAGTGAGATCAAAAAGTTAAAGGACGCTCCAGCAACATTTAAATCCAAAGTGTGGACTTACTTTGGATTTTATAACAGTGCGGACGGGGCAAAGCTAGAAAAGGACTTCGCAATATGCAAGAACTGCTTTGCAAAAGTGCGCTACACGGGAAACACGACCAACATGCACAGCCACCTCACGCGGCATCACCCGGAGCTCTGTGAGAAAGCCGTGGTTGGTGCTGGCTCAAAGCCGACACACCCCGGCGTAAACACCCTTTTCCAGGCAAAGCTACCACCTTGTTCTGCTAGGGCAAAGTCAATCACAAATGGGATCGCTGTTTACATGTGTAAAGGGCTCCGTCCGTACAGCGAGGTGGAGAACGAAGGGTTCTGCTTTTTAATGAATATCTTAGAGCCACGCTTTAATATTCCCTCTCGGAAATATTTTGCTGAAAAAATGATTCCTGCACTTTATGACGAGACCAGGGCTAAAGTTGAGTCGGCACTCGAGTCGGCAGAAAGAGTGGGGCTCACGTGTGACGGATGGACATCGAGAGCCACAGAGTCCTACATAACGATCACTGTACATTTTATAAACGAAGACTGGGAAATTAAGTCATATGTCCTGCAAACCCGAGCAATGCACGAAACGCACACTGGGGCACACATTGCCGATGTACTGAAAGCCGCAGTGGGGGAGTGGAATCTTGACGCTAAGAAGCCAGTGGTTGTCACCGACAATGCATCAAACATGCGTGTAGCAATGGACTTAACAGGATACCAACATGTTAGATGTTTTGCTCATGTTTTAAATCTTGCATCCCAACGTGCGCTGAAAATAGCTGCTGTTACCAAGGTACTTGTCAAAGTTAGGAGGATCTCAACATTCTTTCATCGAAGCACAACTGGAGCAGAAGCACTGAAAAGAAACCAGGAACTCCTTGGCCTCCCCCTTCACAAGCTCATCACGGACATGCCTGTTCGTTGGAATAGTGCATATGAGATGGTCTCCAGGTTTCTTGAGCAACAGCCAGCTGTCTGTGCTGCCCTCTTATCACCAGAG gtgaGAAAGAATGTGACTGACTGTGCTCTGACAGAGAAGGACATCTCAAGTGCTGAAGAGATGGTGGAAGCATTTAGACCAATGCTTGTGGCAACAAATATCATGTGTGAGGAAAAGAATCCCACCATTTCAGTGGTTGCTCCTCTTCATGCCCAACTGCTGCGAGACACAACCAGCACTGAAGAAGATTCCCCTCTGGTTCGAGAGATTAAGGTAGCCATCAATCAAGACCTTTCAAAGAGATATCAGTCAGAGGTGGAAAAAGATCTCCTACGCATGTCCTCAGCCCTGGACCCTAGATTTAAATCCCTTTTATTTCTGTCACCTGAAGAAGTGCAAGACACTTATGCAAAACTACAGTCAAAAGCTGCAGCTTTAAAAGAGGATGATCCAGTGCCTTGTGGTGATGTTCAGGGGGATTTAGAGGAAGAGGAGACCTGCACGGCAAAGAAAAGAAAGTCTGCGCTTGTTGATCTTCTCGGTCAGACCTTCAAGAAGACCTCTTATGTCTCTACATCAGCAACCTCAATTGCAGAGAAGGAGATAAAACAATATCAAGATGCTCCTTCTCTGCCTCTCACTGAAGATCCACTGTTGTGGTGGAAATCTCAGCAACATGTGTTCCCTCTCCTTTCCAAGCTGGCCCATATGCATTTGTGTATTCCTGGGACCAGTGTAGCAGCTGAGAGGATCTTTTCAACTGCAGGAGATATCATCAGTGCCCAAAGAAGTTCACTCACTCCTGAACATGCTGACCAACTCCTCTTTCTCAAGAAAAATATGAACATATAA